GCTCTGTCCGTGCAAGATCCCCGGGAGCGGCCCCAGGAAAAGCAGCAGGCGGCGGATCAGGCCCATCACCGCTTTGCCGACGACAAGTCCGAATTTCTCACCTGGCTGAAACTGTGGCGCTGGTACAGCGAGGAACTGGAACACAAAAAATCCCAGCGCAAGCTCCAGGACCATTGCCGGGCCAATTTCCTCTCTTGGCTGCGCCTGCGGGAATGGCGGGAAGTGCATCAGCAGCTGCGCTCCATGGCTGCCGAACTGGGCTGGTTGCCCCATGCCGCCCCGGCCCCCCGGGACGAGGATGGGGCTCGCCCGCCCCTGCCGGAGGCCAAGCTCCCCGACCTGCGTCCCGAGCTTTACGCTCCCCTGCACAAGGCCCTGCTCACGGGGCTCCTGGGCAACATCGGCTGCCGCTCCGACGAGTCGGCCCATTATCTGGGGGCCCGGGGCATCAAATTTCTTATCCACCCGGGCTCGGCCCTGCATAAAAAGGCCGGGAAATGGGTGGTCTGTGCCGAATTGACCGAAACCAGCCGGCTCTACGCCCGCTGCGTCGCCCGCATTGAGCCAGACTGGCTGGAAGAGGTAGGTGCCCACCTGATCCGGCGCAGCTATTTCGACCCCCACTGGGAAAAGAAGTCCATGCAGGTGGCGGCCTACGAGCGCACCACCCTCTACGGCATCGTGGTCAATCCCAAGCGGCGCATTAACTACGGCCCCCTGCACCCGGAGGAAGGCCGGGAGATTTTCCTGCGCCAGGGGCTGGTGGGGGGGGAAATCGCGGAGGATTACGCCCGCCGCTGGCCCTTCTGGCAACACAATCAGAAACAGATCCACGCCATTGAAAACCTGGAGCACAAACAGCGCCGCCAGGATGTGCTGGTGGATGACGAGCTCATCTATGCCTTCTACGACCAGCTAATTCCGGCGGGCCTCTACAACGGAGCGGACTTCGACAAGTGGCGCAAGGAGGCGGAGCGGGACAATCCCCAGCTGCTGTTCCTGGCCAAGGACGATCTCATGCGCCACGAGGCGGCGGGGGTCACCACCGACGCCTTCCCCTCCCGCATGCGCCTGGGGGGCTTGGAATATGCCCTCAGCTACCACTTCGAGCCGGGCAGCCCGAAAGACGGGGTGACCCTGGTACTGCCCCTGGCCCAGCTCAACCAGGTGCCCGCCCCCCGTTGCGAGTGGCTGGTGCCCGGCCTGCTCAAGGAAAAAGTGGTGCAGCTGGTGAAAACCCTGCCCCAGCGCATCCGGGCCAAGCTGGTACCGGTGCCGGAATTTGCCGAAGAATTCATCGCCTGGGCTAGGGCGGAAGACAAGCGCATGGCCCCGGGTCTGATTGGCCCCCTGATTGACTTCATTCTCAGCGCCCGAGGCCTAAACGCCCGGGGCTGGTCCGTGACCCCGGATGCATTCCGTCCAGACCAGCTGCCGGCCCACCTCACCATGAATTTCAAGCTGGTGGATGAACATGGGCGCCAACTGGACATGAGCCGCAGCCTCAGCGCCCTGCGGGCCGAATGGGGCCGGGAAGCCAAGCAGGAATTCGCCGAGGCCCACGAAACACCCCGGGAATACACCGGGCTTACCGACTGGACCTTCGACGCCCTGCCCGAGCTCATGGAAGTCACCGTGGGGGGCCAGCGCCTGTTGGGCTACCCGGGGCTGGTGGATGAGGGGGACAGTGCCTCCCTGCAAGTCTTCGATTCCCCGGAGGAAGCCCTGGTGGCCCATCGCAAGGGCCTCTCCCGCCTGTTCCAGATCCAGCTCAAGGAGCAGGCCCGGTACTTTGAGAAAAATCTTCCCGGACTCTCCCAGATGTCCATGCAGTACATGGCCCTGGGCTCGGCGGAGGACCTGCGGGATCAGCTGGTAGGCCTGATTTTCCAGCGGGCCTGTCTGGGGGATCCCCTGCCCACGGACGCCCGCAGTTTCAAGTCCCGCTGCGGCGATGCCAAGAACCGGCTCGGCCTGCTGGCCCAGGAAATCTGCCGCTTGGTGGGGGCCATTCTGAGCGAGTGGCAGGGGCTGGAGAAAAAACTGGGAGCCACCAAAGGCCACCCGGAAGCGGTACAGGACGTCCGCCAGCAGGTGGGCCGCCTGATCCACAAACAGTTTGTGGCGGCCACCCCCTTTGAGCGTCTGCAACACTTCCCCCGCTATCTGAAGGCCGCCGCCCTGCGCCTGGATAAGCTGAAAGCCAATCCAGCCCGGGACGCCCAGCAGTTAAAGGATTACACGCCCCTGTGGAGTCACTACGAGCGCCGGGCCGTGCAGGTGGCCCGCCAGGGCGTCCCCAACGCCCAGCTGGAGCAGTTTCGCTGGCTGCTGGAAGAGCTGCGGGTTAATCTCTTCGCCCAGGAACTCAAAACCCCCGTGCCCGTTTCGGTGAAACGGCTGCAAAAAATGTGGGAAAGCATCCAATATGGTTAATTCGGGCCTTTGCCCCCGGCGTCCCGCCTTATCTGGCGGGGTCGCCCTTTTCCAGCCTGCCCGGCTCGGCGGGCCCATTTTCCTGGGAGTCTCCCCATGTCCGGTCTGATCCTGGCGTTCATGCGCAGCCTCAACACCCTGGGCCGGGGCCGAGCCTGGGCTTTTTTACTGGCTCCCGCCGGCATCGCCCTGGTGGCCTGGGCCCTCCTCACCATTTTCGGTCTGGAGCGGCTGACCACCCTGTTCCTGGAATTACCCCCCATGAACTGGGTAGCCTCCTGGGGCTGGCACGGTTTGGCGGGCTTCATGGCCCGGGTGGGCGCCTGGCTGACCCTGCTGGCCCTGGCCTATTTTCTCGCCATCGCCCTGGCGGGGGCCTGGATTCTCCCTTGGCAGCTGGGCTGGCTGGCCCAGGCCGAATATCCCCGGTTGACGCCTCTGGGTCGGGCAAGCCTGATCGGCTCCACCGCCAACAGTCTGTGGGCGGGAAGCCTGTTTCTCTGCGGCTGGCTGGTGACCCTGCCCCTTTGGCTGATCCCGGGCCTGGGCCTCATCCTGCCCGTGCTCTGGACTGCCTGGCTTTACCGTCGCACCTTCGCCTATGAAGCCCTGAGCACCCACGCCACTCGGGAAGAATGGGCCCAGTTTCGCCGGGAACAGGGCCAGCCCCTGCTGCTCATCGGTCTGGCCCTGGCCATTCTTTCCCCGATTCCCCTGGTGGGGCTCCTGGCCCCGGGCTTCGGTGCCTTTGTTTACGGTCACTTTGCTCTGGGCGCCTTGGCGCGTCTGCGGGCCGAGTCCGCTGAATCCGGCCCCACCGTTATCGACGGCGAAGCCATCCTCATTGATCCCTAAAGGAGTTCCCATGGAAGTGTCCGCCACCCGCTTCGGCGCCCTCATCATTGGCGACGAGATCATCTCCGGCAAACGCATCGACAAGCACTTCAGCCGATTGGCGGAGATTCTCGGCGCTCGAGGCCTCCAACTGACCTGGGCCGAATACCTGGGGGATGACCGGGCCCGGCTCGCCGCCACCCTGCAACGCACCTTTGCCAGCGGCGAAGCGGTGTTTTCCTTCGGCGGTATCGGCAACACCCCGGACGACCACACCCGTCAGGCGGCCGCTGCTGCGCTAGGGGTGGATTTGGTCCTGCAACCCGACGCGGAGCGGGAACTACGGGCTCGCTTCGGGGAGGAAACTACGGACGTGCGGCTCCTCCTGGGCACCTTCCCCCGGGGAGCGGAAATCATCCCCAATCCGGTAAATCGCATCGCCGGTTTCATGATCCGGGAGCATTACTTTGTCCCCGGTTTTCCCCAGATGGCCCATCCCATGGCGGAGTGGGTACTGGACACCCATTACCCCCACCTCTTCCATCAAAACATCAAAGCCGATAAGGCGGTCCTGCTCTCCGGCCCCAACGCCTACGAAAGCGCCCTCCTGGACTTAATGGAACGGATAGTAGCCACCTACCCGGACCTGCGCCTTTATTCCCTCCCTTCCATGAGCGCGGAAGGGGTGCGCCGCCACCTGGAGCTGGGCGTGGAAGGTGCCCCCGCCCGGGTCGATGCGGCAATGCAAGATATCTTGCAGGAAGTAGCAGCTCGCCAGCTCACCTGGCAGTGGCGGGACCCGGTCAATCAGTGAGTAACACCGGCGTCTTTCCGAGCCAGGGAACCGCACCCCAAACCTTTGTTATATATAAAAAATAATTTCCAATTT
This sequence is a window from Azospira inquinata. Protein-coding genes within it:
- the hrpA gene encoding ATP-dependent RNA helicase HrpA, which translates into the protein MKSAPPRSAPLPDFSDCLTTDRPRLRALARTAAQGGPRGDQAREDLNALVERSQAACGERRARLPKPEFAKDLPVNLRREEIKELIAAHQVVIVCGETGSGKTTQLPKICLELGRGAAGLIGHTQPRRLAARSVASRVAQELHTRIGEGVGVKIRFHDRTGPASYLKLMTDGILLAETQTDPYLNAYDTIIIDEAHERSLNIDFLLGYLKQLLVKRRDLKLIITSATIDAERFASHFAHQGRPAPVIEVSGRLYPVEMRYRPVQDDGEDERDLYDAISDGVDELCRLGPGDVLVFLPGEREIREAAETLRKRRFGGPQPEILPLFSRLSAAEQDRVFKTGGGRRIVLATNVAETSLTVPGIRYVVDTGLARVKRYSYRNKVEQLQVEKISQAAARQRAGRCGRVASGVCVRLYDEADFKARSEYTDPEILRSSLAGVILRMKALKLTEVESFPFIEPPLPKAVADGYTQLQELGALDEQNRLTDVGRALARLPLDPAIARMILAARHYGCLEEMLVIAAALSVQDPRERPQEKQQAADQAHHRFADDKSEFLTWLKLWRWYSEELEHKKSQRKLQDHCRANFLSWLRLREWREVHQQLRSMAAELGWLPHAAPAPRDEDGARPPLPEAKLPDLRPELYAPLHKALLTGLLGNIGCRSDESAHYLGARGIKFLIHPGSALHKKAGKWVVCAELTETSRLYARCVARIEPDWLEEVGAHLIRRSYFDPHWEKKSMQVAAYERTTLYGIVVNPKRRINYGPLHPEEGREIFLRQGLVGGEIAEDYARRWPFWQHNQKQIHAIENLEHKQRRQDVLVDDELIYAFYDQLIPAGLYNGADFDKWRKEAERDNPQLLFLAKDDLMRHEAAGVTTDAFPSRMRLGGLEYALSYHFEPGSPKDGVTLVLPLAQLNQVPAPRCEWLVPGLLKEKVVQLVKTLPQRIRAKLVPVPEFAEEFIAWARAEDKRMAPGLIGPLIDFILSARGLNARGWSVTPDAFRPDQLPAHLTMNFKLVDEHGRQLDMSRSLSALRAEWGREAKQEFAEAHETPREYTGLTDWTFDALPELMEVTVGGQRLLGYPGLVDEGDSASLQVFDSPEEALVAHRKGLSRLFQIQLKEQARYFEKNLPGLSQMSMQYMALGSAEDLRDQLVGLIFQRACLGDPLPTDARSFKSRCGDAKNRLGLLAQEICRLVGAILSEWQGLEKKLGATKGHPEAVQDVRQQVGRLIHKQFVAATPFERLQHFPRYLKAAALRLDKLKANPARDAQQLKDYTPLWSHYERRAVQVARQGVPNAQLEQFRWLLEELRVNLFAQELKTPVPVSVKRLQKMWESIQYG
- a CDS encoding competence/damage-inducible protein A codes for the protein MEVSATRFGALIIGDEIISGKRIDKHFSRLAEILGARGLQLTWAEYLGDDRARLAATLQRTFASGEAVFSFGGIGNTPDDHTRQAAAAALGVDLVLQPDAERELRARFGEETTDVRLLLGTFPRGAEIIPNPVNRIAGFMIREHYFVPGFPQMAHPMAEWVLDTHYPHLFHQNIKADKAVLLSGPNAYESALLDLMERIVATYPDLRLYSLPSMSAEGVRRHLELGVEGAPARVDAAMQDILQEVAARQLTWQWRDPVNQ
- a CDS encoding EI24 domain-containing protein, whose protein sequence is MSGLILAFMRSLNTLGRGRAWAFLLAPAGIALVAWALLTIFGLERLTTLFLELPPMNWVASWGWHGLAGFMARVGAWLTLLALAYFLAIALAGAWILPWQLGWLAQAEYPRLTPLGRASLIGSTANSLWAGSLFLCGWLVTLPLWLIPGLGLILPVLWTAWLYRRTFAYEALSTHATREEWAQFRREQGQPLLLIGLALAILSPIPLVGLLAPGFGAFVYGHFALGALARLRAESAESGPTVIDGEAILIDP